The Opitutales bacterium ASA1 genome window below encodes:
- a CDS encoding TIM barrel protein: MSPVRQSVSRWCFSALALDTLAAEARAMGLESIELLDPPEWAVVARHGLICAMANAPAPCTIEKGINRRESHASLVEAYEERLRACAAAGVPNLIVFSGNRCGIDDEQGLDACAEFLRGIAGEAERVGVTLCMELLNSRIDHPDYQCDHTAWGVELCERVGSERFKLLYDIYHMQIMEGDVIRTIQRAHGCIGHFHTAGNPGRHEIDDTQELNYPAIVRAIRGTGFRGFIGHEFVPRGNPLEALRAAVATCAE, encoded by the coding sequence ATGTCGCCTGTTCGTCAGTCCGTCTCTCGCTGGTGTTTCTCCGCGCTCGCTCTCGACACGCTCGCCGCCGAGGCGCGTGCGATGGGGCTTGAGTCGATCGAGTTGCTCGATCCGCCCGAATGGGCGGTCGTGGCGCGGCACGGGTTGATCTGCGCCATGGCGAACGCTCCCGCACCGTGCACGATCGAGAAGGGGATCAACCGGCGTGAGTCGCACGCCTCGCTGGTCGAGGCTTACGAAGAGCGGTTGCGCGCGTGTGCGGCGGCCGGCGTGCCGAACCTGATCGTCTTCTCCGGCAATCGTTGCGGCATCGACGACGAGCAAGGGCTCGACGCGTGTGCGGAGTTTCTCCGCGGTATCGCGGGAGAGGCCGAGCGCGTCGGCGTGACCTTGTGCATGGAGCTGCTCAACAGCCGGATCGATCATCCCGACTACCAATGCGACCACACCGCGTGGGGCGTGGAGCTGTGCGAGCGCGTGGGCTCCGAGCGGTTCAAGCTCCTCTACGACATCTACCACATGCAGATCATGGAGGGGGACGTGATCCGCACCATCCAGCGCGCGCACGGGTGTATCGGACATTTCCATACGGCGGGCAATCCGGGTCGGCACGAGATCGACGATACGCAGGAGCTGAACTACCCGGCCATCGTGCGCGCCATCCGCGGGACGGGTTTTCGGGGTTTCATCGGGCACGAGTTCGTGCCGCGCGGAAACCCCCTGGAGGCGTTGCGGGCGGCGGTCGCGACGTGTGCAGAATGA